Proteins co-encoded in one Pseudomonadota bacterium genomic window:
- the ychF gene encoding redox-regulated ATPase YchF yields MRIGILGLPNTGKTALFNSLTGMSEDSSPVVTVKPEPHVGMVRVPDPRIDYLVQVYEPKKTAYADMELFDMLGIVPGGGKDSPGRRVCNQVRDVQALIQVVRGFSSETVPAYENRVAPALDAEIVEMELLFADLELVEKRLERIAASLKKGQDKDLLLKEQQILARCRTALEDEKSLRDLEFSRDELLVLNTYQFLSQRPELIVVNVDEEADAKEKEDIVAAVKGKMTGANTDVIALSAKVEMEISQLDNEDRQAFMDDLGIVAPALELVARHSYSLLGLIPFFTVGKDEVKAWTITAGTTALKAAGKIHSDIARGFIRAEVLAYDDFVGCGGEMGRAKEKNLLRLEGKEYVVKDGDIVNFRFNV; encoded by the coding sequence ATGCGCATAGGGATTTTGGGTTTACCTAATACAGGGAAGACGGCTTTGTTTAATTCATTGACCGGTATGAGTGAGGATTCCAGTCCGGTTGTGACGGTCAAGCCGGAACCTCATGTTGGCATGGTCAGGGTGCCGGATCCACGTATCGACTATTTGGTACAGGTGTATGAACCAAAGAAGACTGCCTACGCGGATATGGAATTGTTTGACATGTTGGGTATTGTTCCCGGAGGGGGTAAAGACTCTCCAGGGCGTCGGGTGTGTAATCAGGTGCGGGATGTGCAGGCGCTGATTCAGGTGGTGAGGGGGTTTTCAAGCGAAACAGTTCCTGCCTATGAGAATCGGGTGGCGCCGGCGCTGGATGCCGAAATAGTAGAGATGGAATTATTGTTTGCTGACTTGGAACTGGTAGAGAAGCGACTTGAAAGGATTGCGGCAAGCTTGAAGAAGGGGCAGGATAAGGATCTGCTGCTGAAAGAACAGCAGATCCTCGCCCGCTGTCGTACAGCGCTTGAGGATGAAAAATCCTTGCGTGATCTTGAATTTTCCCGAGATGAGTTACTCGTACTGAATACCTATCAATTTCTATCACAAAGGCCGGAATTGATCGTGGTAAATGTGGATGAAGAAGCTGATGCCAAAGAAAAAGAGGATATTGTCGCGGCGGTAAAAGGAAAGATGACCGGGGCTAATACCGATGTTATTGCCTTGTCAGCAAAAGTTGAAATGGAAATTTCCCAGTTGGATAATGAAGATCGTCAGGCTTTTATGGATGATTTGGGGATTGTAGCGCCGGCCCTGGAGCTGGTGGCCCGACATTCTTATTCGTTGTTAGGGCTGATACCCTTTTTTACCGTGGGTAAAGATGAAGTGAAAGCATGGACAATCACCGCGGGAACCACGGCATTGAAGGCTGCGGGTAAGATCCATTCTGACATTGCGCGAGGTTTTATTCGGGCAGAGGTGCTGGCCTATGATGATTTTGTTGGTTGCGGGGGAGAGATGGGGCGGGCAAAAGAGAAAAACCTGCTTCGTCTTGAAGGGAAGGAATATGTGGTAAAGGATGGTGATATAGTAAATTTCCGTTTCAATGTCTGA
- a CDS encoding GIY-YIG nuclease family protein, which yields MIIGKTIQVFLPDGNPRSLKIAEITSRTVQAVLFPRAKLDEAAKRAELKNVGVYFLIGTSDEDSKPMLYVGEAEECLTRLKQQNKQKDFWSTAIAIISRTQYFTKTHVKFLESFCHEEAQKTGRYKLDQTVTTRPFVSESMEADLLDNFDTIKILVATLGYPIFDQIKKPQKKDILYCQGKAAKAEGEYTEDGLVVFKGSLCNLQETQSAGPYVKNWRTQLIDDGVLDKANNVYKFNQDHIFSSPSIAAAVVLGRRANGWKEWKYKDGKTLDQVKRQGGKKTHNQAIDGDK from the coding sequence ATGATAATAGGCAAGACAATTCAAGTGTTTCTGCCAGACGGCAATCCGCGTAGTCTTAAGATTGCCGAGATTACCAGTCGTACGGTGCAGGCCGTTCTTTTCCCGCGAGCAAAACTGGATGAGGCAGCAAAACGAGCTGAATTGAAGAACGTCGGTGTGTACTTCCTGATCGGCACGTCTGATGAGGACAGCAAACCAATGCTCTATGTGGGAGAAGCCGAGGAATGCCTCACCAGGCTCAAACAGCAGAATAAACAGAAGGACTTCTGGAGCACCGCTATCGCTATCATCTCCAGAACCCAGTATTTCACAAAGACTCATGTCAAGTTTCTGGAGTCATTTTGTCACGAGGAGGCCCAGAAGACCGGGCGCTACAAACTCGACCAGACTGTGACCACCCGACCTTTCGTTTCTGAGTCTATGGAGGCGGATCTCCTCGATAATTTTGACACTATCAAAATTCTGGTTGCCACTCTTGGCTATCCGATCTTCGACCAGATTAAAAAGCCCCAGAAGAAAGATATTCTTTACTGCCAGGGCAAAGCAGCAAAGGCCGAGGGTGAATACACGGAAGACGGTCTCGTGGTATTCAAAGGCTCACTCTGCAATCTACAAGAGACCCAATCGGCTGGACCGTATGTGAAGAACTGGCGTACTCAGTTGATCGACGATGGTGTTCTGGACAAGGCCAACAATGTTTATAAATTCAACCAAGATCACATTTTCTCATCGCCTAGCATAGCTGCTGCTGTAGTTCTGGGCCGTCGAGCCAATGGTTGGAAGGAATGGAAATACAAAGACGGCAAGACGTTGGATCAGGTGAAGAGACAAGGGGGCAAGAAGACCCACAACCAAGCCATCGACGGCGACAAGTAA
- the gmk gene encoding guanylate kinase, producing the protein MAPSGLLMILSSPSGGGKSTLGRLCLDRMENLVYSVSYTSRRPRGDERDGIDYHFVTRSGFSSLVEEGFFLEWEEVHGNFYGTSRHAVQDLLDAGQDVLLDIDVQGGLQVRKLMPERTVLVFVLPPSKQILQKRLVDRSTDAEDVVKLRMENAEREITRGVDYDYLIINDRIEEAANSLCCLVISERCRMVRQRDFLFQAGYLAKT; encoded by the coding sequence ATGGCTCCATCAGGTTTGTTGATGATTTTATCTTCTCCCTCGGGGGGAGGTAAGAGTACTTTGGGTCGTTTGTGTCTTGACCGCATGGAGAATCTGGTATATTCAGTATCGTATACGAGCAGGAGACCGCGAGGTGATGAGCGGGACGGGATTGATTATCATTTCGTGACCCGCTCCGGTTTCTCAAGCCTGGTGGAAGAAGGATTCTTTTTGGAGTGGGAGGAAGTTCATGGAAACTTTTACGGTACAAGTCGACACGCGGTTCAGGACCTCTTGGATGCCGGACAGGATGTATTGCTTGATATTGACGTCCAGGGGGGACTCCAAGTCCGGAAGTTGATGCCTGAGCGTACTGTCCTGGTGTTTGTTCTGCCGCCTTCAAAGCAAATTCTGCAAAAACGGTTGGTGGATAGAAGCACTGATGCTGAGGATGTTGTGAAGTTAAGGATGGAAAATGCAGAAAGGGAAATAACCCGAGGGGTTGATTATGATTATCTGATAATCAATGACCGTATAGAGGAGGCGGCAAATAGTCTTTGTTGCCTGGTAATCAGTGAACGTTGTCGGATGGTTCGGCAGCGGGATTTTTTGTTTCAGGCAGGATATCTTGCTAAAACCTAA
- a CDS encoding YicC/YloC family endoribonuclease, protein MAESLLSMTGYGEAQAEVGPYTVMVTARSVNSRYLDFRFKAPSICSYMEPQVRQLIKKLLARGKVELSLSITRNPDAEETSLQVDLGLARAYKNAFLQLQQDLTLESMNIPLSLIVAQPEVLLKRSVDAKVVSQHTDQYLLVIEKALQSLRAMQQTEGEILQEDLLMRCKKLESLLDEISKSVQGLPELIRDKLVGRMKSLLDGLAPIDDERIYQEAAQLAERADVTEELVRFKSHCQQFSMTIGEQVGPRGKKLDFIIQELLRETNTIGSKAAALPVLQLVVQVKDELEKLREQVQNVA, encoded by the coding sequence ATGGCAGAAAGTTTGCTCAGCATGACAGGTTATGGAGAAGCCCAGGCAGAGGTCGGTCCATATACGGTTATGGTCACCGCGCGTTCGGTTAATTCACGCTATCTTGATTTTCGTTTTAAGGCCCCGTCAATTTGTTCTTATATGGAACCTCAAGTCCGTCAACTGATCAAAAAATTGTTGGCGCGGGGAAAAGTTGAACTGAGTCTTTCAATAACCAGGAACCCGGATGCCGAGGAAACTTCTCTTCAGGTGGACCTCGGCTTGGCCCGTGCTTATAAAAATGCCTTTTTACAACTGCAGCAGGACCTTACTCTGGAGTCGATGAATATCCCCTTGTCATTAATTGTCGCTCAGCCTGAAGTCTTATTGAAACGCAGCGTTGATGCTAAGGTGGTCAGCCAGCATACAGATCAATATCTGCTGGTCATAGAAAAAGCTTTACAATCATTGAGGGCGATGCAGCAAACAGAAGGCGAGATATTGCAGGAAGATTTGCTGATGCGTTGCAAGAAGTTGGAATCTTTGCTTGATGAAATCAGTAAGTCGGTACAGGGACTTCCGGAATTGATCAGGGATAAACTCGTGGGTCGGATGAAAAGCTTACTGGATGGCTTGGCGCCGATTGATGATGAACGTATTTATCAGGAGGCGGCGCAGCTTGCCGAACGAGCTGATGTAACGGAGGAGCTGGTTCGTTTCAAAAGTCATTGTCAGCAGTTTTCCATGACCATAGGAGAGCAGGTTGGCCCCAGAGGAAAAAAGCTGGATTTTATAATTCAGGAATTATTGCGAGAGACTAACACCATAGGCTCAAAGGCTGCGGCTTTGCCGGTACTGCAGTTGGTTGTCCAGGTTAAAGATGAGTTGGAAAAACTGCGGGAACAAGTGCAAAATGTAGCTTAA
- the rpoZ gene encoding DNA-directed RNA polymerase subunit omega: MARVTVEDCLAKVQNRFELVVLASRRSKKIFKGQEPLVENYKNRPIVMALREIAAGKVWPEYE, translated from the coding sequence ATGGCGCGAGTAACCGTTGAAGATTGTTTAGCAAAGGTGCAGAATAGGTTTGAATTGGTTGTCTTGGCATCGAGGAGATCCAAAAAGATATTTAAGGGGCAGGAGCCACTGGTAGAGAATTATAAAAATCGGCCTATTGTTATGGCTCTGCGGGAAATAGCCGCCGGCAAAGTATGGCCGGAATATGAATGA
- a CDS encoding DUF370 domain-containing protein encodes MKENRQYSNQRWLLNIGLGNTVVASRIVAIVTPSSAPMKRLKDDARERGKLIDATQGRKTRALIITDSDHVILSAIQAETIAHRFINTDSFPE; translated from the coding sequence ATGAAAGAAAACCGGCAGTATAGCAACCAGCGATGGTTGTTGAATATTGGTTTGGGCAATACTGTTGTAGCGTCCAGGATAGTTGCCATTGTCACCCCATCTTCAGCGCCGATGAAACGGCTGAAGGATGATGCTCGTGAACGAGGTAAGTTAATAGACGCCACCCAGGGGCGTAAAACCAGGGCGTTGATCATTACTGACAGTGATCATGTGATTCTATCAGCTATTCAGGCAGAAACCATTGCTCATCGGTTCATCAATACGGATAGTTTCCCGGAATAG